The following are from one region of the Haloactinomyces albus genome:
- a CDS encoding CDGSH iron-sulfur domain-containing protein encodes MTVTPDGPILIEGPVELVLADGTAVESDRFVVAVCACRRSRRYPFCDTSHRKRVRTPLE; translated from the coding sequence GTGACCGTGACACCGGACGGGCCGATCCTGATCGAAGGGCCGGTGGAACTGGTGCTCGCCGACGGCACGGCGGTCGAATCGGACCGCTTCGTGGTGGCGGTGTGTGCCTGCCGCCGCAGCCGCCGCTATCCGTTCTGCGACACCAGCCATCGGAAGCGCGTGCGCACTCCGTTGGAGTGA